A segment of the Manihot esculenta cultivar AM560-2 chromosome 13, M.esculenta_v8, whole genome shotgun sequence genome:
TgaccttttttattattatattgaccCAATAAACCACTTTCTTCCCTCATTTTCTAATCAACTGAGGCAAATATATACATATGTTATGGCAGGGTCTATATATAGGTGGAGTAGAAACTAGTCAGATGGGGTTTGCTGGACCAATAAACTCAGGTTTGTTTATCAGAATGGTGGCACCAGCATACACTTGTTTTTATCTTGCTTCCAATGTTAATCTGTCTAATTGAAGTGCACGTCTCTCTTACTCTGTCTGTGGTAGGTCAGTAATTGACGTTTAGGAACACATTATGGGATACCCCATGcaataagtttttaaataaagtcCATAAATGTTTTGTGTGATTATATTTTATCACTTTGTCTTAACTCTTGATATAGAAGAGGGCtactataaaaagaaaatgggaGTAGCTGATCAGGAGAAAAGCTCAAACTTGAAGTtactgtttttattttaaagtttgaATGCATCTTTTCTGAAATTATGTCAAAAAGAATGCACTTCAATTGGCAATACAGGCAAAATGTTGTCCAACAGCTGTAAGTATGAGCCACAGATAAATGCATTATCTGTGTATGCTCATTGGTGCTCCATGTGAGAATTAAAATTCATGTTTCTTGAAGTTTGATGTGCCATTGTTCTAAGTTTCTTCTCTTAACTTATCAGTGCTCTATTCTTATATGTTTCTCTATTCTATTATAAGCCCACAATGAAGTTTCTGCAGGTATTGCAACTTTTGAGATGGGGTATAGACACTGGTTGGAAGATCAAAACAAACACACTTGTGATATAAGAAATGCTATAAATGTTCATTTAAGTGATATTGAGCTTCGCATACTTGTAGAAAGTGGCATAAATCATTACTCTGAACTTTTTCGTATGAAAGCAATTGCTGCTAAGGCTGATGTTTTCTATCTGATGTCTGGAATGTGGAAATCATCAGCAGAACGGTTTTTCTTGTGGATAGGAGGATTTCGCCCTTCAGAGCTTCTTAAGGTGATGTGCAAAGGTTATGAGTTCTTTATGCGTGTGTGCAAAGGTTATGAGTTCTTTATGCGTGTGGGTTTGCTAATTAGGATTACGAATTATGTTATCTAAATAATGTTAATACATTAAACcagaataaaaaatagatatgtGCATATAGCCATGCTAGTCCCACTTTGCCACTTCACCGTTTGGATTTGGAGCACTTGATTGACAATAATTTGGTTAATATCTAAATCGTTCAAATATATCAGCAATCATTCGGTTTGACTTATTAAAGGAATCGAATTAATACTCTTTCATGTCAGTTGGGTTAAAGTCTTTGAGAAATTTCCTTTGCTACACACGAAATTTGTTCTTCATAATAAACTAGTGACTTTTTGTCTTAATGTGCATGGCTTTGTGATATATATTTAAATCTAGTAAATGACTACCAAAAGCATTATGGTGGCCCTTACACCTCACAAAAGGGTAATTGTGTCCTAAACTCAAAATTGGAGCCGCTGGTTTGAAAAATATGCCTAAGTGCTGGAAACATAGTTTCATGCAAGTCCAATGCAACCAGTGCTTCTCTAAATAACCGGTTTCCTTTCACATAAGCATCCTTTTACTGGGTTCATATGTTCTACTTATTATGTTAGAATGGTGACTGCATTTATAATAGTACCCATTTTACTGTGTTTCTGTCATTTATTTATCGAAAATTTGACCCAACTCTATTCTAAGATGTATTAACAAATTTTTTGTTGCAGGTTCTGAAGCCTCAGCTTGAGCCCTTGACAGACCAACAACTTTTGGACGTGTGTAACCTCAAACAATCATGCCAGCAGGCAGAAGATGCTCTTTCACAAGGCATGGAAAAACTCCAGCAAACTCTTGCTGAGACTGTAGCTGCTGGTCGATTGGGTGAAGCAAGTCATATGCCTCAGATGAATACTGCAATGGAGAAGTTGGAAGGTCTTGTCCGCTTTGTTCAGCAGGTAATATATTAGGCATCCTCTAATTGCTTCAACAGATGGTTTTACTCAAAATTCTTGGTCTGCTggtctccctctctctctctctctctagtaATATATTCTTGTCCATCAGATCATTGCTTTAGTAGTCCAATGAGGGATTAGATCATCACATTCTATAATATATCTCTCTTTTTCAACAAAGATATAATTAGTGAAAGGGAGGTAATTCATAGGAATCTTTTTTTTGGCCTCTTGAGCATGAAGATGAGCAGGCGATGGAAGCTCACATATATCACCAAAGGAAATTATATTATTTGTCCGAGGGGTTTGTTTCATCTATTGCTAAAATTTGAATGGTTttcaacttttttaaaaatttgaaggaCTTGTTTGGCTTCAAAAAGTTGTAAGTTTAACTAAAACTTTAAGGCCTAAATAAGCAATTTGCTTAGCATATTCGAGGTTTAGAAGGTAATGTGTTCCATGATATGCTAGGAAGATTGATTATCTTACAGCCAAAATCTAGCCTTATAGAGTATGCATGAACCTAGCACCAAATGAATTCTCACTGACAATGTTCTCGTTTCAAATAGGCTGACCATCTTCGCCAGATAACTCTGCAGCAAATGTCGTTGATCTTAACAGCACGTCAAGCAGCTCGAGGTTTGCTTGCCTTGGGAGAGTACTTCGAACGACTACGAGCTTTAAGCACAATTTGGGTGACTAATCCTCGTGAGCTTGCCTAATATTGCAAGACAAGGAACATAGCAAGTGAAACTCACATGGAGATGAGTCATCAGCAGCGCGATACACAGGCAGCCGAAGGTTTACCTTTTGGTAATGATGTTATAAACCTATAaagacatggctggagctgctgaaATTTTTCAAGCAGCTGTCACTACAATTGACAAGTTGTAAATGTAGGTAGCCATTATATCAAAAGCGAAAGTTCTTAGTcgaatcaaaattttcaatgcCTGGTATATGGTGTGTTGTTTTCAAATGATATAGCGCTTGTTTTGAGTAAGAAATCAGATCCTCATGTAAATTTTCGCAGAATTTTCTCCTGTATTTTAAATGTCATATACATAAAGGTGATGATTGGTGGATATGTATATAGTTCTCTTAGTGCTTGGAAAATCCATAGGTACTTGTACTCGGGCACTAAGATTGCCCTtggaatcaaatcaaatcaagtcCTCATTTTGTGGGATTATGCGCTTTGGTTTCATAAAAGCTCGCTTTAGCTTTTGTTTTCTTATATTTACGAAATGATATTGAAAAGTTTGAGTTtgctttattaaatttttggagTTCAGAGTTGAATTTGAACTTTATTCATTTCAAACTCAAGGCGAATACTAATAAGTAAATTTAGTTCTTTTAATAAATGAGTTAAGATGAACTGAGTTTTTATCGAATTTAATTTTGAAGAGTTTatgatcaatttaattttttacaattataataaattttaatttgaaattaataagtttaaaattaaataaatttatatacaagttaacttgaaaatatgtttaaaataaactcttaaattttaatgatatgaatatttataaattttaagagtgtagagttgaattttaaaaaattcaagttTAGTTTATGGAAATTTATACGGTTTTGAACTCATTTCTCTTATGATATTGAGCTCAACCTGCTTAATGAGTCTGTTTGCAAGTCTGCTTATGAACTTTGAAACAAACTGAATTCACGAGTTTTAAGGAGTCAAATATTATGGAGCTCAAATTTGACTCATTTATTAAATGAGTCTAAAACCTAAACTCGACTTTAGCTCATCTAGAAATTGAGTCGAATTCCATAGAGTTTTTATGGAGTTGAATCTAAATAGCGCAGAATGGTTGGTTATTTACCCTCCTAGATTCTctacaaaattatgaaaattttcattGATAGTGAGCAATGGcaaattatacataaaaattgaaaaaaaaaattaagactgtgaaaaataacttatatttaaaaaatatttttataaaaaatatttttcaacaaaaagacattttttttgtttaattttaggTAAAATAACATTTTCATCTTTTATCAATGATAACCAtcacttttaattttgtttaatttagcCTAATTTTAAATGTTAGTATTGTTTATAACTGGAGCTTAATTGGAACATAAATTTTACTAATGTATGCAGTCTCGTtagcataaaaataatttttataaaaaaatttactatttaatttgtgTGGTATGTAAAAACTCACAAAGAAAAATAcatcaaaatatttttgagatatttaaaaaatatactaattagtcATTCTCTTAGTTTTTTCCATTAAATATTTACCATTTAGTCTCTATGATTTGAAAAAACTAATTAGTTCATCACctagttttataaaaatatttactatttaatccatcCGTGATGAGAAAATTTTAAACTCTTTTGtaatatttaacagttaaaattaatggagggactaattagtaaattttttataccaCAAGtaccaattaataatttttttcatttttataattgtGAAACTCACGCTTCAACTTTTACGATGCCCAAAAActaatctttttttatttttatgttaattatggGTAAAGTGTGGAtcgtataattaaaaaaaaaaaaaaatctttgtgTGTTGATTGGACTGCCCATATCAACAAATTTATGCCTCTATTAAGTTTTTTACTATAattaacataatttttaaaatcaggctaaatgagataaaattaaaagtattggGTATAATTAACAAAATGCAAAAAGATTTAGTTATTTtcaccttttttatttttattttaatttacaaattaaaatattagtatatttatatataaagaccTTAACTGAGgctccaaataaaaaaaatatttttctaaaaaatattttaaaaaataaacctaaaa
Coding sequences within it:
- the LOC110629072 gene encoding transcription factor TGA1, coding for MDMYDHIHQIGMWGESFKSNGISNASASIFVAGNLDSSPSILMAADTELDNQSEDTSHGTLGPSSKYDLEASKLTDKIQRRLAQNREAARKSRLRKKAYVQQLESSCLKLIQLEQELEMARNQGLYIGGVETSQMGFAGPINSGIATFEMGYRHWLEDQNKHTCDIRNAINVHLSDIELRILVESGINHYSELFRMKAIAAKADVFYLMSGMWKSSAERFFLWIGGFRPSELLKVLKPQLEPLTDQQLLDVCNLKQSCQQAEDALSQGMEKLQQTLAETVAAGRLGEASHMPQMNTAMEKLEGLVRFVQQADHLRQITLQQMSLILTARQAARGLLALGEYFERLRALSTIWVTNPRELA